The following coding sequences lie in one Frigoribacterium sp. SL97 genomic window:
- a CDS encoding exodeoxyribonuclease VII small subunit: protein MDTTPTSTPPDVSSLSYEQARDELVSVVSELEQGASTLERSLALWERGEALARRCEEWLMGARERLEAARRQGSAE, encoded by the coding sequence GTGGACACCACCCCGACCAGCACCCCGCCCGACGTCTCGTCGCTCAGCTACGAGCAGGCCCGCGACGAGCTCGTGTCCGTCGTGTCCGAACTCGAGCAGGGCGCCTCGACCCTCGAGCGCTCGCTGGCCCTCTGGGAACGCGGCGAGGCGCTCGCCCGGCGCTGCGAAGAATGGTTGATGGGGGCGCGGGAGCGCCTCGAGGCGGCCCGCCGTCAGGGGTCGGCAGAATGA
- a CDS encoding 4-hydroxy-3-methylbut-2-enyl diphosphate reductase, giving the protein MSNGALAIDLPTPRVPAVRNRLKDTPVNGRKQVLLAAPRGYCAGVDRAVIAVEKALEHYGAPVYVRKQIVHNVHVVATLESQGAIFVDEVDEVPPGSHIVFSAHGVSPAVVKGAADRELQAIDATCPLVTKVHREAVRFGNQGRHIILIGHAGHEEVEGTMGHAADRTTLVQNPGEVDDLVVADPDNLVWLSQTTLSVDETMETVRRLRERFPNIQNPPSDDICYATQNRQVAIKKVAQGADLVIVVGSANSSNSVRLVEVALEHGAKAAYRVDYTNEIKQEWLDGVETVGVTSGASVPEVLVDEVLADLSDAGYVDVHEVVTAEEDLMFSLPKELRKDATGQVDARGLGGRTR; this is encoded by the coding sequence ATCTCCAACGGCGCCCTCGCCATCGACCTGCCGACACCGCGTGTTCCTGCGGTGCGGAACAGGCTAAAGGATACCCCCGTCAACGGACGCAAGCAGGTGCTGCTCGCGGCACCCCGCGGGTACTGCGCCGGCGTCGACCGCGCCGTCATCGCGGTCGAGAAAGCCCTCGAGCACTACGGCGCGCCCGTCTACGTCCGCAAGCAGATCGTCCACAACGTGCACGTGGTCGCGACCCTCGAGAGCCAGGGGGCCATCTTCGTCGACGAGGTCGACGAGGTGCCCCCGGGGTCGCACATCGTGTTCAGCGCGCACGGCGTCTCGCCGGCCGTCGTGAAGGGTGCGGCGGATCGCGAGCTGCAGGCCATCGACGCGACCTGCCCCCTCGTCACGAAGGTCCACCGCGAGGCCGTGCGCTTCGGCAACCAGGGCCGGCACATCATCCTGATCGGCCACGCCGGGCACGAAGAGGTCGAGGGCACGATGGGCCACGCGGCGGATCGCACCACCCTGGTGCAGAACCCGGGCGAGGTCGACGACCTCGTCGTCGCCGACCCCGACAACCTCGTCTGGCTGTCGCAGACCACCCTCAGCGTCGACGAGACGATGGAGACCGTGCGTCGACTGCGTGAGCGGTTCCCGAACATCCAGAACCCCCCGAGCGACGACATCTGCTACGCCACGCAGAACCGCCAGGTCGCCATCAAGAAGGTCGCCCAGGGCGCCGACCTCGTCATCGTCGTCGGATCGGCGAACAGCTCCAACAGCGTGCGTCTCGTCGAGGTCGCTCTCGAGCACGGCGCCAAGGCCGCCTACCGCGTCGACTACACGAACGAGATCAAGCAGGAGTGGCTCGACGGCGTCGAGACGGTGGGGGTCACCTCCGGCGCGTCGGTTCCCGAGGTGCTCGTCGACGAGGTGCTGGCCGACCTGTCGGACGCCGGCTACGTCGACGTCCACGAGGTCGTCACGGCTGAGGAAGACCTGATGTTCTCACTGCCGAAAGAGCTGCGGAAAGACGCGACGGGCCAGGTCGACGCCCGCGGCCTCGGCGGTCGCACCCGATGA
- the fbaA gene encoding class II fructose-bisphosphate aldolase, translated as MPVATPEQYAEMLDKAKNKGFAYPAVNVSSSQTINSVLQGLTEAGSDGIIQVTTGGADYFAGHTVKNRAAGAIAFAKFATEVAKNYPVTVALHTDHCPKDALDGFVLPLIAASEEEVRAGRNPLFQSHMWDGSAVPLDENISIAQDVLKRTKAINAILEVEIGVVGGEEDGVQHEGTNDALYTTVGDVTRVVEALGLGEHGRYIAALTFGNVHGVYKPGNVKLRPELLGEIQQGIQEKFGTAAKPLELVFHGGSGSSDAEIAEAVSNGVVKMNLDTDTQYAFSRSIADTVLKNYDGFLKVDGEVGNKKQYDPRAWGKVAESAMAARVVEATKQLGSYGQSAS; from the coding sequence ATGCCCGTCGCAACCCCCGAGCAGTACGCCGAGATGCTCGACAAGGCGAAGAACAAGGGCTTCGCCTACCCCGCCGTCAACGTCTCGTCGTCGCAGACGATCAACTCCGTGCTGCAGGGCCTGACCGAGGCGGGCAGCGACGGCATCATCCAGGTCACCACCGGCGGCGCCGACTACTTCGCCGGCCACACCGTCAAGAACCGCGCCGCGGGCGCCATCGCCTTCGCCAAGTTCGCGACCGAGGTCGCGAAGAACTACCCGGTGACCGTCGCCCTCCACACCGACCACTGCCCGAAGGACGCCCTCGACGGCTTCGTGCTCCCGCTCATCGCCGCCTCCGAAGAAGAGGTCCGGGCCGGTCGCAACCCGCTGTTCCAGTCGCACATGTGGGACGGCTCGGCCGTCCCGCTCGACGAGAACATCTCGATCGCGCAGGACGTGCTGAAGCGCACCAAGGCCATCAACGCCATCCTCGAGGTCGAGATCGGCGTCGTCGGCGGCGAAGAAGACGGCGTGCAGCACGAAGGCACCAACGACGCGCTCTACACCACGGTGGGCGACGTCACCCGCGTGGTCGAGGCGCTCGGCCTCGGCGAACACGGCCGCTACATCGCCGCCCTCACCTTCGGCAACGTGCACGGCGTGTACAAGCCGGGCAACGTCAAGCTGCGTCCCGAACTGCTCGGCGAGATCCAGCAGGGCATCCAGGAGAAGTTCGGCACCGCCGCGAAGCCCCTCGAACTCGTCTTCCACGGTGGTTCGGGGTCGTCCGACGCCGAGATCGCCGAGGCCGTCTCGAACGGCGTCGTCAAGATGAACCTCGACACCGACACGCAGTACGCCTTCAGCCGGTCCATCGCCGACACCGTGTTGAAGAACTACGACGGGTTCCTCAAGGTCGACGGCGAGGTCGGCAACAAGAAGCAGTACGACCCCCGCGCCTGGGGCAAGGTCGCCGAGAGCGCCATGGCCGCCCGCGTCGTCGAGGCGACGAAGCAGCTCGGGTCGTACGGTCAGTCGGCGAGCTGA
- a CDS encoding class II fumarate hydratase has protein sequence MTTSETEYRIEHDTMGEVRVPASALYRAQTQRAVENFPISGAGLEPAQIVALARIKRAAALVNGEMGIIDRPVADAIVSAADQIIGGSHHDQFPVDVYQTGSGTSSNMNMNEVLATLAGTVDGVAVHPNDHVNASQSSNDVFPTSVHVAVTGALLHDLVPALDHLAVALEKKATAWSDVVKAGRTHLMDATPVTLGQEFGGYARQIRLAIERVQSALPRVAEVPLGGTATGTGINTPQGFPQRVIAALADDSGLPVTEALDHFEAQGARDALVEASGALRVLAVSLTKINNDIRWMGSGPNAGLGELHIPDLQPGSSIMPGKVNPVIPEAVLMVSARVIGNDATIAWAGASGAFELNVAIPVMGTALLESIRLLSNATRALADKTVDGLEANVEHARALAESSPSIVTPLNRVIGYEAAAKVAKHAVAQKLTVREAVVDLGFVERGEVTEQQLDTALDVLSMTHPG, from the coding sequence GTGACCACATCCGAGACCGAGTACCGCATCGAGCACGACACGATGGGCGAGGTGCGGGTGCCCGCATCGGCCCTCTACCGCGCCCAGACGCAGCGTGCCGTCGAGAACTTCCCCATCAGCGGGGCCGGTCTCGAGCCGGCGCAGATCGTCGCGCTCGCTCGCATCAAGCGCGCGGCCGCCCTCGTGAACGGCGAGATGGGCATCATCGACCGTCCCGTCGCCGATGCGATCGTCTCGGCCGCGGACCAGATCATCGGTGGCAGCCATCACGACCAGTTCCCGGTCGACGTCTACCAGACCGGCAGCGGCACGTCTTCGAACATGAACATGAACGAGGTGCTCGCCACCCTCGCCGGAACGGTCGACGGCGTCGCCGTCCACCCCAACGACCACGTCAACGCGTCGCAGTCGTCGAACGACGTGTTCCCGACCTCGGTGCACGTCGCCGTCACGGGCGCGCTGCTGCACGACCTGGTGCCCGCCCTCGACCACCTGGCGGTCGCCCTCGAGAAGAAGGCCACGGCCTGGTCCGACGTGGTGAAGGCGGGCCGCACCCACCTCATGGACGCCACGCCGGTCACGCTCGGGCAGGAGTTCGGCGGCTACGCCCGGCAGATCCGTCTCGCGATCGAACGGGTGCAGAGCGCCCTGCCGCGCGTGGCAGAGGTCCCCCTGGGCGGAACGGCCACCGGCACCGGCATCAACACGCCTCAGGGCTTCCCGCAGCGGGTCATCGCCGCCCTCGCGGACGACAGCGGGCTGCCCGTCACCGAGGCGCTCGACCACTTCGAGGCGCAGGGGGCCCGCGACGCGCTCGTCGAGGCCTCCGGTGCCTTGCGCGTGCTCGCCGTGAGCCTCACCAAGATCAACAACGACATCCGCTGGATGGGCTCTGGGCCCAACGCGGGTCTCGGCGAGCTGCACATCCCCGACCTGCAGCCCGGCTCGTCGATCATGCCGGGCAAGGTCAACCCGGTCATCCCCGAGGCCGTGCTCATGGTCTCGGCACGGGTGATCGGCAACGACGCGACGATCGCCTGGGCGGGCGCGTCCGGAGCCTTCGAACTCAACGTGGCGATCCCCGTGATGGGGACGGCGTTGCTCGAGTCGATCCGCCTGCTCTCGAACGCCACCCGCGCCCTGGCGGACAAGACCGTCGACGGGCTCGAGGCCAACGTCGAGCACGCCCGGGCCCTCGCCGAGTCGTCCCCGTCGATCGTGACGCCGCTCAACCGCGTCATCGGCTACGAGGCCGCGGCGAAGGTGGCCAAGCACGCGGTGGCCCAGAAGCTCACCGTTCGCGAGGCCGTCGTCGATCTCGGGTTCGTCGAGCGGGGCGAGGTCACCGAGCAGCAGCTCGACACCGCACTCGACGTGCTCAGCATGACCCACCCGGGCTGA
- a CDS encoding DUF4245 domain-containing protein codes for MTSPSDGGPRGSRRPREPRIVAELGRPETPDETAARKAENTRKHYANQTAINLTLSIVASLGIVLFLVLVVVRPSGTVNRQEIDYVQVASQAQASVDAPLAAPPLPDGWSSNAAEVRSTTRDDVPTWYVGLITPAQQFIGLEQGIDANPTWVSLQVQNAAATSTRSIGGLTWDVYDRRDADDPGNYAYALTTTVDRSSYVLYGTADDAEFDVLATSLAEQISSQESE; via the coding sequence ATGACCTCCCCCTCCGACGGCGGTCCCCGGGGCTCGCGACGTCCCCGAGAGCCCCGCATCGTCGCCGAACTCGGCCGACCCGAGACCCCGGACGAGACCGCCGCGCGCAAGGCCGAGAACACCCGCAAGCACTACGCGAACCAGACGGCGATCAACCTGACCCTGTCGATCGTCGCCTCGCTCGGCATCGTGCTCTTCCTCGTGCTCGTCGTGGTCCGCCCGAGTGGCACGGTGAACCGGCAAGAGATCGACTACGTCCAGGTCGCGTCGCAGGCCCAGGCGAGCGTCGACGCCCCCCTGGCCGCGCCTCCGCTGCCCGACGGCTGGAGCTCGAACGCCGCCGAGGTCCGGTCCACGACCCGCGACGACGTGCCGACCTGGTACGTGGGGCTGATCACGCCGGCCCAGCAGTTCATCGGGCTCGAACAGGGCATCGACGCCAATCCGACCTGGGTCAGCCTGCAGGTGCAGAACGCGGCGGCGACGTCGACCCGGTCGATCGGCGGTCTGACCTGGGACGTCTACGACCGGCGCGACGCCGACGACCCGGGCAACTACGCCTATGCCCTGACCACCACGGTCGACCGCAGCTCGTACGTGCTCTACGGCACGGCCGACGATGCCGAGTTCGACGTGCTGGCCACCTCCCTTGCCGAGCAGATCTCCAGCCAAGAAAGCGAATGA
- a CDS encoding prepilin peptidase, with product MTPALVWIDIAERRLPNVLVGVAAGAWGVSTVLLVAGGGIATAATSLAFALVAAVLGLVAAIAGGLGMGDVKLGAVLSGLVATGSPAALLGLWALAGTFAVGVAGVRALGSRSRRAGTPPWPELASVSRGIPFGPCLLAAFWCVVASPSVAVAVDAVVTGP from the coding sequence GTGACTCCGGCCCTGGTCTGGATCGACATCGCCGAGCGTCGACTGCCGAACGTCCTCGTCGGAGTGGCCGCGGGTGCGTGGGGGGTGTCGACCGTCCTGCTCGTCGCGGGGGGCGGTATCGCCACGGCGGCCACGAGCCTGGCCTTCGCCCTGGTCGCCGCCGTGCTCGGTCTGGTGGCCGCCATCGCCGGCGGCCTGGGCATGGGGGACGTCAAGCTCGGCGCCGTGTTGAGCGGACTCGTCGCGACGGGTAGCCCGGCGGCCCTCCTGGGTCTCTGGGCTCTTGCCGGAACGTTCGCGGTCGGGGTGGCCGGCGTTCGGGCGTTGGGCTCGAGGTCGCGACGGGCCGGCACGCCTCCGTGGCCAGAGCTGGCATCGGTCAGCCGGGGCATCCCTTTCGGGCCGTGCCTGCTCGCGGCCTTCTGGTGTGTCGTGGCCAGCCCGTCGGTGGCCGTCGCCGTCGATGCCGTCGTGACGGGTCCGTGA
- a CDS encoding aminotransferase class V-fold PLP-dependent enzyme produces MKTIDDLASGFTDEPGYFDFAKWGPISSSVADEQRSLVEVQARARFGSEIALTEQAGRVGRAISSLVGFAPDHVVFQPNTSEGLTHTLFGLTGQVLMSPRDYPSMPVAATRSSEALRVLEPVWMDLDHDVVTPAVVQRHLTDSVTAVAVSLVDYRTGYLVDLEGIRQVIGDRLLIVDAIQGFGVVDAPYAVADVVASGGQKWVRAGWGTGFLALSDRALSALTPVFSGVAGSDLTLGGSYHGRQPTRPGAAAFQLTNPDPIAQARLATALEDLADVGVAAVSRAVAERATRVIDLADEFAVPVVSPRDEAERAGIVVLEPALDQMTTLTAALINHGVTATVRDTTVRLSVHVSTGDDSFEMLRGAFTSFGTTVFY; encoded by the coding sequence GTGAAGACCATCGACGACCTCGCCTCGGGGTTCACCGACGAGCCCGGATACTTCGACTTCGCGAAGTGGGGTCCCATCTCGAGCTCCGTCGCCGACGAGCAGCGCTCGTTGGTCGAGGTGCAGGCGAGGGCCCGTTTCGGGTCCGAGATCGCCCTGACCGAGCAGGCGGGTCGCGTCGGACGGGCGATCTCGTCCCTCGTCGGCTTCGCACCCGACCACGTCGTCTTCCAGCCGAACACGAGCGAAGGGCTCACGCACACGCTGTTCGGTCTCACCGGGCAGGTGCTCATGTCGCCGCGCGACTACCCGAGCATGCCCGTCGCGGCGACCCGCTCCTCCGAGGCCCTGCGCGTGCTCGAGCCGGTCTGGATGGACCTCGACCACGACGTGGTCACGCCGGCCGTGGTGCAGCGTCACCTCACCGACTCGGTCACCGCCGTGGCCGTCAGCCTGGTGGACTACCGCACGGGGTACCTGGTGGACCTCGAGGGCATCCGCCAGGTGATCGGCGACCGGTTGCTGATCGTCGACGCGATCCAGGGGTTCGGTGTGGTCGACGCGCCCTACGCCGTGGCCGACGTCGTGGCGTCGGGCGGTCAGAAGTGGGTCCGCGCCGGGTGGGGGACGGGCTTCCTGGCCCTGAGCGACCGCGCTCTCTCGGCCCTGACACCGGTGTTCAGCGGTGTCGCCGGGAGTGACCTGACCCTCGGCGGCTCGTACCACGGACGGCAGCCGACCCGCCCGGGTGCTGCGGCGTTCCAGCTGACGAATCCCGACCCCATCGCCCAGGCGCGCCTCGCCACGGCCCTCGAGGACCTCGCCGACGTGGGCGTCGCCGCCGTCTCGCGGGCCGTGGCCGAGCGGGCCACGCGGGTGATCGACCTCGCCGACGAGTTCGCGGTGCCGGTGGTCTCGCCGCGCGACGAGGCGGAGCGCGCCGGCATCGTCGTGCTCGAACCCGCCCTCGACCAGATGACGACGCTGACGGCCGCTCTGATCAACCACGGGGTCACGGCCACCGTGCGCGACACGACCGTGCGGCTGAGCGTGCACGTGTCCACGGGCGACGATTCGTTCGAGATGCTGCGGGGTGCGTTCACCTCGTTCGGCACGACCGTCTTCTACTAG
- a CDS encoding DUF6264 family protein, with amino-acid sequence MTDDRPKPRYGEYAPEGWVNPAAAEADAAEEARVAGQGARPAVSTDVRPGDETRTAPPALSTGRRIDRVATFALIGLGAFGAIQAVARVPGYATTQLAQFETFGLDLSGFGSSAALQTFGVVMAVLAVTLFAVSTWWTLRRLRAGRLGFVVPLVAGVVFGLVQGFGAAAILMGDPAFAEAMQSFTNDYFSGSN; translated from the coding sequence ATGACCGACGACCGACCGAAGCCGCGCTACGGCGAGTACGCGCCCGAGGGCTGGGTCAATCCCGCCGCGGCCGAGGCCGACGCCGCCGAGGAGGCGCGGGTCGCCGGTCAGGGCGCCCGGCCCGCGGTCTCGACCGACGTCCGCCCCGGTGACGAGACCCGCACCGCGCCTCCTGCGCTCTCGACCGGGCGGCGCATCGACCGGGTGGCGACGTTCGCCCTGATCGGGCTGGGTGCCTTCGGGGCGATCCAGGCCGTCGCCCGCGTGCCCGGTTACGCGACGACGCAGCTCGCCCAGTTCGAGACGTTCGGGCTCGACCTCTCGGGGTTCGGCTCGTCCGCTGCGCTGCAGACCTTCGGGGTCGTCATGGCCGTGCTGGCCGTGACGCTGTTCGCCGTCTCGACCTGGTGGACCCTCCGGCGGCTGCGTGCCGGGCGTCTCGGCTTCGTGGTGCCCCTCGTCGCCGGTGTGGTCTTCGGCCTCGTGCAGGGCTTCGGGGCGGCAGCCATCCTGATGGGTGACCCGGCTTTCGCCGAGGCGATGCAGAGCTTCACGAACGACTACTTCTCGGGGTCGAACTGA
- a CDS encoding carbonic anhydrase, whose translation MVDGNHRFVEGAPRHPHQDSDRRSSLAAGQEPVAALFGCADSRLAAEIIFDVGLGDLFVVRNAGQVVGDTVIASLEFAVSVLHVPLIVVLGHDSCGAVASAIDSIGSDAAPGSAFLGGLIDMIMPSVERAQLDLETGADLDPRTVGQLHIEASVRTLVDRSALIASAVADGKLAVVGANYDLANGRVDPSVVVGRL comes from the coding sequence ATGGTGGACGGCAACCACCGTTTCGTCGAGGGGGCACCTCGCCACCCCCACCAGGACAGCGACCGGCGGTCGTCCCTCGCCGCCGGCCAAGAGCCCGTGGCGGCCCTCTTCGGATGCGCCGACTCGCGACTGGCCGCCGAGATCATCTTCGACGTCGGCCTCGGTGACCTCTTCGTCGTGCGCAACGCCGGCCAGGTGGTCGGCGACACCGTCATCGCCTCGCTCGAGTTCGCGGTCTCGGTGCTCCACGTCCCCCTCATCGTGGTGCTCGGCCACGACAGCTGCGGCGCCGTCGCCTCGGCCATCGACTCCATCGGTTCCGACGCCGCCCCCGGGTCGGCCTTCCTGGGTGGGCTGATCGACATGATCATGCCGTCGGTCGAGCGTGCCCAGCTCGACCTCGAGACGGGTGCCGACCTCGACCCCCGCACGGTCGGCCAATTGCACATCGAGGCGTCGGTCCGCACGCTCGTCGACCGGTCCGCCCTCATCGCGTCCGCCGTCGCGGACGGTAAGTTGGCCGTGGTCGGCGCGAACTACGACCTCGCCAACGGGCGGGTCGACCCTTCGGTCGTCGTCGGCCGACTCTGA
- a CDS encoding PhoH family protein yields MTSTERNTAATTGGDQSVAQRTYVLDTSVLLSDPQALFRFAEHDVVLPVVVVSELEGKRHDPELGYFARQALRLLDDLRVKHDRLDFPVAVGDGGSLRVELNHSNMSVLPSGLQLNDADSRILAVASNLAADGLAVTVVSKDLPLRVKAASIGLAAEEYRAEQVVDSGYTGQTSIDVSSDQMASFYESEKISARALADVPVNTGVVVHSERGSALGRVVARGEARLVRGDRDVFGLHGRSAEQRLAIDLLLDPEVGIVSLGGSAGTGKSALALCAGLEAVLEKQQHKKIMVFRPLYAVGGQDLGFLPGDAGEKMNPWAQAVFDTLGAIVSQNVLDEVVERGILEVLPLTHIRGRSLHDAFVIVDEAQSLERNVLLTVLSRIGQNSRVVLTHDVAQRDNLRVGRHDGVASVIETLKGHPLFGHVTLTRSERSAIAALVTEMLESNDLV; encoded by the coding sequence ATCACCTCAACCGAACGCAACACTGCAGCAACGACGGGGGGTGACCAGTCGGTCGCCCAACGCACGTACGTGCTCGACACCTCGGTGTTGCTGTCCGATCCGCAGGCGCTCTTCCGCTTCGCCGAGCACGACGTGGTGCTTCCCGTCGTCGTCGTCAGCGAACTCGAGGGCAAACGTCACGACCCCGAGCTGGGCTACTTCGCGCGCCAGGCCCTGCGCCTCCTCGACGACCTCCGCGTGAAGCACGACCGTCTCGACTTCCCGGTGGCCGTGGGTGACGGGGGCTCCCTGCGGGTCGAGCTCAACCACTCGAACATGTCGGTCCTGCCCTCGGGCCTGCAGTTGAACGACGCCGACTCGCGCATCCTCGCCGTCGCGTCGAACCTCGCCGCCGACGGGCTGGCCGTCACGGTCGTCTCGAAAGACCTGCCCCTGCGGGTGAAGGCCGCGTCGATCGGACTGGCCGCCGAAGAATACCGGGCCGAACAGGTCGTCGACAGCGGGTACACCGGGCAGACCTCGATCGACGTGTCGAGCGACCAGATGGCCTCGTTCTACGAGTCCGAGAAGATCTCCGCCCGTGCGCTCGCGGACGTCCCCGTGAACACCGGGGTGGTCGTGCACTCGGAGCGGGGCTCGGCACTGGGGCGCGTGGTCGCCCGCGGCGAGGCTCGTCTCGTCCGCGGCGATCGCGACGTCTTCGGGCTGCACGGTCGATCGGCCGAGCAGCGCCTCGCGATCGACCTGCTGCTCGACCCCGAGGTGGGCATCGTGTCGCTGGGCGGCAGCGCCGGCACGGGCAAATCGGCCCTCGCGCTCTGCGCCGGCCTCGAGGCCGTCCTCGAGAAGCAACAGCACAAGAAGATCATGGTGTTCCGCCCGCTCTACGCGGTGGGCGGCCAAGACCTGGGGTTCCTCCCGGGCGACGCCGGCGAGAAGATGAACCCGTGGGCGCAGGCCGTCTTCGACACGCTGGGCGCGATCGTGTCCCAGAACGTCCTCGACGAGGTGGTCGAGCGGGGCATCCTCGAGGTCCTGCCCCTGACGCACATCCGGGGCCGGTCGTTGCACGACGCCTTCGTGATCGTCGACGAAGCGCAGTCCCTCGAGCGCAACGTGCTGCTGACCGTCCTGAGTCGCATCGGCCAGAACTCGCGGGTGGTGCTGACCCACGACGTGGCGCAGCGCGACAATCTGCGCGTCGGCCGGCACGACGGGGTCGCCTCGGTCATCGAGACGCTCAAGGGTCACCCGCTGTTCGGTCACGTGACGCTGACCCGCTCCGAGAGGTCCGCGATCGCCGCCCTCGTCACCGAGATGCTCGAGTCGAACGACCTGGTGTAG
- the xseA gene encoding exodeoxyribonuclease VII large subunit, translating to MTIVPPPPTAESPWPVGLLASKVRDWIDRLGTAWVEGEITQWNVSGGNVYGKLRDLEHDATVSFSIWSSVKSRVPADLKQGDRVIAAVKPNYWVKGGSLTMQVFDMRHVGLGDLLERLERLRRQLTAEGLFSPERKRALPFLPGCIGLVTGKDSDAEKDVLRNAQLRWPSVSFRVVHSAVQGDRMVGEVTAAIQRLDADDEVDVIIVARGGGDFQNLLGFSDEGLVRAVSACTTPVVSAIGHEADRPLLDDVADLRASTPTDAAKRVVPDVTEELSRVQQARTRIGVRLTSLVATEIDRLEQIRSRPVLASPQTLVDVRADEVVRAVARGEELVGRAVERAHTRVSELTAQLRALSPQGTLRRGYAIVQLPSGRVLRSPAEAPAETRLLVTTDGGAVGAVSTGASSPGSDAPDESSPVASATTSVSTPR from the coding sequence ATGACGATCGTTCCCCCTCCCCCCACCGCCGAGTCCCCGTGGCCCGTCGGCCTCCTCGCGAGCAAGGTGCGCGACTGGATCGACCGCCTGGGGACGGCCTGGGTCGAGGGCGAGATCACCCAGTGGAACGTCTCGGGCGGCAACGTCTACGGCAAGCTCCGCGACCTCGAACACGACGCGACCGTCTCGTTCTCGATCTGGTCCAGCGTGAAGTCACGCGTACCCGCCGACCTCAAGCAGGGCGACCGGGTCATCGCCGCCGTCAAGCCGAACTACTGGGTCAAGGGCGGCAGCCTCACGATGCAGGTCTTCGACATGCGCCACGTCGGGCTCGGCGACCTCCTCGAACGACTCGAGCGCCTCCGTCGCCAGCTCACGGCCGAGGGGCTCTTCTCCCCCGAGCGCAAGCGGGCCCTGCCGTTCCTGCCCGGCTGCATCGGCCTCGTCACCGGCAAGGACAGCGACGCCGAGAAAGACGTCCTGCGCAACGCCCAGCTGAGATGGCCCTCGGTCTCGTTCCGCGTCGTGCACTCGGCGGTGCAGGGCGACCGCATGGTCGGCGAGGTCACGGCGGCGATCCAGCGCCTCGACGCCGACGACGAGGTCGACGTCATCATCGTCGCGCGAGGCGGCGGCGATTTCCAGAACCTCCTCGGCTTCAGCGACGAAGGCCTCGTCCGCGCCGTCTCGGCGTGCACCACGCCGGTCGTCAGCGCCATCGGGCACGAGGCGGATCGGCCGCTCCTCGACGACGTCGCCGACCTGCGCGCGTCCACGCCCACCGACGCCGCGAAACGGGTCGTCCCCGACGTGACCGAAGAACTGTCGCGCGTGCAACAGGCGCGCACCCGCATCGGCGTGCGCCTGACCTCGCTGGTCGCCACCGAGATCGACCGGCTCGAACAGATCCGCAGCCGGCCGGTGCTGGCGTCGCCCCAGACCCTCGTCGACGTGCGGGCCGACGAGGTCGTCCGGGCGGTGGCCCGCGGCGAAGAACTCGTCGGCCGGGCCGTCGAGAGGGCGCACACCCGCGTCTCGGAGCTCACGGCCCAGCTGCGCGCCTTGTCGCCGCAGGGCACGCTGCGCCGCGGTTACGCGATCGTGCAGCTGCCGTCGGGCAGGGTGTTGCGGTCCCCCGCCGAGGCCCCCGCCGAGACGCGCCTGCTCGTGACGACCGACGGAGGCGCGGTGGGCGCCGTCAGCACCGGCGCCTCCTCCCCAGGCTCCGACGCTCCCGACGAGTCGTCACCCGTGGCGTCCGCCACGACCTCCGTCAGCACCCCTCGTTAG